DNA from Rhinatrema bivittatum chromosome 16, aRhiBiv1.1, whole genome shotgun sequence:
GGTCAGACACTCCCTACCTTGGGGCTTACTTCGTTGCTTTTTGAGCCCTGGGAACCGGACCTGATGGAAATCGGACAGGGCACTGCTTCTCAAGAGAACCCTGCGTTCCTGGCAGTGCCAGCACCATCAGCGACACGGCCAGCAGCAGCGCCAGCCAGGGAAGCTGGCATCTCTCCAGGAAACATTTGTAAAAGTTTTACACaaacttaacccccccccccccccaaataaataaatagcactgACAAATctacccccttgtttctgttcTAAAAGGCTGGTGCTGTTGCATTCCTAAATACCCCAGTAAAAGGCTCAGGGTGGGGGGGGTGCAAGCAGCAGCACCAAGATGGAGGCAGGTGATTAGGTTAGGTGTCGCTGCATCCCTCGGCGGCTCCCTCCCAGCCAGAGACTGCAGCCTTCTCACCATCCTCCAGCACAAGGCCCCTACCTACCATAACTGtggcagggagaagaaaagatATTACACACACACGTTGAGTTTGTTATATCTATCGGAGCAAGAAGTCCCCTGTCACACTCACAGGGAACCGcctgggacattcccattccaactGATAACATGCTCAGTGTTAGAAAACCAGAcactggaaataaagaaaaaaaccacaagaaCGGGATCTGGGACTAGAAGCGTCAGGACTGAGCGACCGTTCTGTACAGAGTGCGGTGGGACAGACGAGCACTAAGGAGCCAGAGACCTGGAAAATGTGGCAGGAGGACACAGACGTCACCCCTTTTATCTTGTGTGGCACCTGCCTGGTTAAAGAAAAAAGGGGGCCTCGCTCCTGTGTACATATTGCACTTTGCCAGTGCTCCCGGACCCAATGCAAGAATTACAAAGAGCACCGGCCGTCGCCGTGAGAGACTGCGATCCAACACCCAACCAAGCCTGGCGTAAGAATGAGGCAGATTCCTGTCAAGGTACAGAATGCACAAAACAATCCCTCCATACCTACAAGCTGCTCAAATATCCTCATCCAGGGGCAATGATTCCCCCCTCATTATAAAGCAGGTGCACTTGTCCCAGTTCCCATCTCTTACAGACACCTCCCTCCCCAATCATGCAGGCTTACATTTCTACTTCAGCAATAGGTGGCGGTGTGAGGTCCATATCTGCACTTTGTCTAGGGGTGTGCAAGGCATAGGTGTGTGTACTCACACACCCCAGTATAGGCACAGATACAGGTGCAGATGTAGGACACACAGGCTCGTGCCCACTTCCTGCACCTcatggagatggggaggggagcaGTGAAAATCTTCTCTGTCCTGCAGGGGGCACAGTATGGGAATCAGAAGCCCATGTACTTGGAAGCCagccctgggggggaggggaacgatCTATGGAGACACAAGGAGTCTGAGAGAGGACCGACGACCCCCATGCTCACATTCATTAAGCTTTTCTTTATCCGGGACATTATCACTGCACTCACATGCAGGATGCACCGTGAGCATCTTTAGCACCAACTGCACATCACTCAGACAGTAGGAAGCAGCCTGTGAGCCCTAAGAAACCCTCCTGACCTGTGTTataggggggggggcagccctgGAGAAGCAAAACCCACCCCCCACTTATCAGGGGCAGGGAGCAGGAAAGGTGATGTACTGGGAAGAGATTGGCCCAGCAGTAAAGCGCCTTCTGTGTTTAAGACTGGCAGGGGGTCAGGCAATGACAGAGGATAAAAAATAGATGGAGATACTTCAAGGGGTAGTAAAAAGAGCAGTTCAGTCTGCATCTCAGTCACAATATCAACTCCTCTCTCAGCTGCAGAgcccctgcttcttttctgacATCGCCTTTCACTTGGGCCCAAAGTCTTGTGTCTCACAAAATAAACGAGGTACAGGACTGTCCCAcgctgaagaagaagaagaaaaaaaagatggtACTGGCCCActgaaggagaaaggaaaaacaacaaaacaggCCCAAGGATGCCCCAAGGTGAGCCAGGCCCAGAATGAACACAGCTTCAGAGGAGGAATCCGAGCCCGGCTGCGCTCTCAGCTGCTCCTATCAACCAGgaaaccagcagcagcagcaggtaaaaCACTATGGTTCACCTTTTACAGTCCTACACAGGCGGGAGCGGCGTCGATGGTCTGGAAAGCAAAACCAGCCCCCCCTGCagcagcctggggggggggggggtggaagctgGGCCCCTGTTAGAAGGGTTAAAACCATTAAGGACCAGACAGACAGGGTCTGCACCCACCATTCTTCACACCCCTGCAAAAATCGAGCATCTCATTAAACTGATCCAGCCAAACGTTAAAACTAATCTCTCACCTAGAAGGGAGAACCCACAGGAACGAGCCGTGCTGCTGccggagtcagaggaaatactgaagggacacagaggGCACCCTGTCAACATTAGCTCTGACTCCATAACccctggtctggactgatccgggtacgtacagggaatgcctTTCCTCATTCAGTCTAAGACCTAGCCCCTCGTGCCAGTCTGGCTGCAGGAAGATGTTCATATCggaaggaaaggggggaggaATACAACAATATACGAGGAATAAAAAGCAGCCAATGCAAAAAGGTGCTCATCAAAAAACTTTTATTGTGCAAGTCTGCCACAGAGTGAGAGGGAAAAAGTGCAAGTTTGCTCTCCCCACAGCTCACCCCGAAGGGGCTCAGCATGTCAGGGCCAAGGCTCAGATGTGTTTTTATTAAATTGGTAAAATGTCTTTAGAGCTAACAAACTCTCCCCTCAGTCCCAACCCAAGCAGGAGAGATCAGCCTGAGGGCAGCCACCTCAGCCCAGGACTGCTTTTCGCCTCACTGCATGCAGGCCCTTGTAACTTAACTCACCTGCACAATTCAGGACTAcaactccctgcatgcaatggggcaaaggCAGGCCTGCCTCACCTTTTAAAGCTGATCTGAGGTGGCAACCCTATCAGAACCCTATTCACTGTCACTATCACAGAGCCAAGGTAGGGGGAGAaaggggggaaagaaagaaaagaaactgtCCTTTGACCTTTCTATTGTCTTGACCTTTTGCTGCCCTTTCCCAGCCTATAATCAGGCAATGgacacagagtgtgtgtgtgtgtggggggggggggggggggggaagtgttaATATGGGGCAGAAAACATCAGGGATGTGAGATTCTGTCATTCCTCCTTCACCACACAGCTCATCACATTAACTCTGCCCCCACTCCACCAGAAAttacaagaggaaaaaaaaaaaaaaaaaaaaaaaaaagttatccatAATCAAAAAACCACAactgaaagatttaaaaaaaacctctcaaaaaTAGAGAGCCAGCAGGCAACAACAAGTCCCTGAGGAGATCCTCACGTACTGCAGAACGATGGGTCTCCGGCCTCCGCTATGGCCAGAGAGCGTCACGCAGCTGGGGGTGGGGATCCTCGGTTCAACCTTGGCAATCGCTAGGGCGGGATGCACGGCGTCTAACAGTCAGTAGTGATCTTCGAAGAGAGTTCCTGGATCCTGCAGGCGCTACAGCTCTTGCACAAGATGTGACCATCCAGGGGGTAACAGCCCCGGCCTTCACCCTCTGAGGACAGTATCAGCCCACACTCCTGCAAGAGATGGGAAGAAGGGTCAGCAGCAGACGGGCCTGGGATCTCACAGTACCAcccatccccccctcccacaGGGTCAGGGTGCTATTGCCTCTCCCTCAACCATTATCTCCATCGCATCTCCCCACTGGCCCCCGGTGTCCATTATCCCCTTCTCACCCCAAGCCCTAGCCCTGGAGATGGATTCTGGCACCTGTCCCCAATCTctaacctccctcccacccccacagaCCCCCAGGGAGGATGGATCTCCATCGCCTCTCCTCATCCCCGCCTCCTCTCACCTCACACTTGTAACAGTTAATGTGGAAGCTGCGGTCCAGAGCCACGATCCTCACAGTCTCCTCCTGCCCTGGCTCTGGCATGATGGCATTCCCACACACAGAGCACCGAGGGGCAAACTTCCTgccaaaaaagcaagcagagatGGGGGATTCAGGAAGGCAACCACTCCAAAAAGCAGCTACACTGCAgactctcttcaaaaaaaaaaaaaaagtcattgggGGGAACCATTTCATATTGCCCCCAAAAAGCTACCGCAGCTAGGCCGCCAAAAGGGCCTGAAAAGCTCGTGGCGAGACCCCGGCACCCCCGACTCAGTTCTCACAAGTGGAAGTCTTCAATGCAGTGGATCTGGCTGGTTGCGTCCACGGTAAAGGGTACACCGTCCAGGCAGCGCCGACACACCACGCAGACAAAGCACTCCGGGTGGTAGGTCTTCCCCACAGCTCGAAGGATCCGGTCCAGAATGGGCTTGGAACAGAGGCTGCACTTCTCCAGGGTGACCTTGAGGGGGGGGCAGAGAGGCAGAGAAGACttagagggatggggggggggtggcagagaCCACATGATTGGACAAGCACCCACATCCCACCCCGATTCACAGAGTCTCGCCTGAATGGCCGTTATGCAGGAAGAcaatccccccctcccagccccagtgaagggtgggggggggggggggggaatacgaAGACACCACCGTTCatgcaaacataaaaaaaaaaaaaaaaatcgccccGACAGCAGCAGCACCGCGAGTGCCAAGGAGGCGCGTGGTGGGATCCTGGTCCCTTAAGCTTCCTTTGCAGaagggaccggggggggggggggggggggggggtggtcagcaGCTgggcctccctccctcctctgcgCCAGAGCGGCACTTACGATGTAGCAGGCCTCGCAGTAGGACTTCTTGTCAATGCAGTAGAAGGGCTGACCCCGCAGGCGGCCCCGGCAGGCGATGCAGGTGAAGCATTCCACGTGGAACACCTGCTCCATGGCGATGCAGCCGGTGCCGTCCCCCACCACGTTCTCGCCGCAGCGCGAGCAGCGGCCTGCAAGCAGGAAAGGCAAACGTGAGCGCTACACACACACGTGGTGCAGGCAGTGGCAATGCAAGTTTCACCCCCCCAGCACAGACCAtggcagtgacagatttagggccccccccccccctgggaaaaaaaaaaaaaaaaaaaaaaaaaaaaaaaatcagacaacaGGGAGCAAAAGGTCTAAGGCCCAGCCCCACCATTTCCCCTGGTGGCTCAGGGAGAGtcttgtggcaaaaaaaaaaaaatcaaaattctgAAGCGCATCGTCGAACCTTTCCGTCctttataatttatttgtattggGATCTCAAGCATGGGCACATGGCGGAGATCtctgggatggagaggaggtcaGCAGCCACGCAAGCTTCTCGCTCCCCTCAGTTGTGTGCGGCCGCAGCCAGTTCTGAGTCAATAAAGCACCTACCGAAGTATTCGCCAGCAGGAGGGTGGTTCATGTCATAAACGAGTTTTTTTGTCagtctgtccagctcttcctccgGCCTGGTCAGGGAGCCCTGAAAACCCAAATCACAACAGGGTCAAGTCTGCCATCTCCCTCCCATGACTGCACCTGCAGACCCAGGTTCCAATCCCTCCACCACCAAGCTCTCGCTCACAAGCTTTTCCTCTACTCTTAGCCACACCAAACACTCTCTGGATTAACATGAGCCTATATTAATTATATTACACTTTCTATCTGGGATTTGGCATTTGTGGACCACAGGGAGGAGGAATGGGATCTCTGCTTATGTTGTACGCTAATTAAGCCGTTGATTAtgcttgttgcagattttgtatTTATaccttttgaaaaattaatttaaaaaaacaaaaaaaaacaaaccacgtCCAAATTACCAGACCGTTACCTGTGGTTGATAGCCAACAAGGCCTTCAGGGGTTGCCCGAAGCTGGCCCTGCTCTTCCTTGCTGGTCTTCCCGCTCCCTGGCTGGTACTGGGTCCCCGAGGGCTTGGCTCCAGAACCGTACAGTGGCGGCTCTGCTCTCCTGACGCCATGAAGCCCATACCCCGTGCCTAGGGTGGGGTCCGGTCTGCCAGGGTACTGAAGGGGCTGGTACCAGCTCTGCTCCCCATACGACGGCCGTGACGGGGCGCGGGGCCCGTGAGCTTGCTCCACTCGGCGGTGCGGCTGCGTGTAGCTTGGCACAGGCTGCGCCACCTGCACCTGGATGTTGAGCGAGGAGCCGGCAGGAGTGGAGGCGGTGGCATACGGTGCCGGGGTGGGCTGCGGGTAGGACTTCTGGGGCATACGCTGGGGAGGACCACCGTACCACTCCTGGGGGGCGTAACCGGGTGCCTTCGACGTGGCACCGTAAGGAGCAGAGTTCGAGGGAGGGCCTGGTTTGTAGGCGGTCGGTGCTCTAAGAACAGGTCCGGAGGGCGAGGCTGCTGAATATGCAATGCTGTCAAAGTTCTGtggaggaaagagaagggaggTTACAGCTGACCACTGGGACTCTTGTTACCGACCTTACAAGATAGAGAAAGTGTCCCCAGCTCTGGtcactctctctctgtgtgacctGCGAGGAGTCCTTTTATCTCCCTCAGCTCTAATTCTCAGTGCGCGCCACTTTCCCTCTTTACGTGTATAGTCAGGCACCAGCATCGTCTTCAGAAGCTCTCTTACAGCAGTAATCCTGCCCTCCACCCCGAAGCAGCTGCACATCTGGCTTCTGAAgcgagcttgggggggggggggggtggtttgtgCTTTCCCACATCCTGGTCTGCCATCACCTGTCTGTCCACCCGGCGTGGAGGCCCAGTGCTCTCCATGTGGGCCAGCAGGCTGGTCAGTGCATCAATCTCCGTGTCCAGGCTGGAGGGGCGCTGAGGCCTGGGGTCTGGAGACCGGGCCTGCGAGAAGAGAGGCGGAGATAAGGTATGTGTGTGATGAGTTCCACCACAAAACCCAAAAGGTTAAATCAGATAATGGCAAATATGTATCTTAATATATTAGGATTATTTGTTTCTTTGAGTTTCTTCCTGTCCTTGATTTACTTATAAATtagctaattttattttaatgcatACATTATGCAAGATTAAATATTACCTTTGATTGTATTTCTCTccaacttttattatttttatgctaGTTACTTAtgcaatatttttttcagttatgattattatatttagttttattttattatcaattgtaaaccgttttggtcaatctATATtatgacagtatataaatacttttatttaaaacaccaggggggggggaggaattgttTTCAGATTAAAGCAGCAAGACCAGCAAAAGAAAATGGCtcctataggaaaattggttcttacctgctaattttc
Protein-coding regions in this window:
- the TRIP6 gene encoding thyroid receptor-interacting protein 6 isoform X5, with product MFPCPCPPSTSHSNFDSIAYSAASPSGPVLRAPTAYKPGPPSNSAPYGATSKAPGYAPQEWYGGPPQRMPQKSYPQPTPAPYATASTPAGSSLNIQVQVAQPVPSYTQPHRRVEQAHGPRAPSRPSYGEQSWYQPLQYPGRPDPTLGTGYGLHGVRRAEPPLYGSGAKPSGTQYQPGSGKTSKEEQGQLRATPEGLVGYQPQGSLTRPEEELDRLTKKLVYDMNHPPAGEYFGRCSRCGENVVGDGTGCIAMEQVFHVECFTCIACRGRLRGQPFYCIDKKSYCEACYIVTLEKCSLCSKPILDRILRAVGKTYHPECFVCVVCRRCLDGVPFTVDATSQIHCIEDFHLKFAPRCSVCGNAIMPEPGQEETVRIVALDRSFHINCYKCEECGLILSSEGEGRGCYPLDGHILCKSCSACRIQELSSKITTDC
- the TRIP6 gene encoding thyroid receptor-interacting protein 6 isoform X6, which gives rise to MESTGPPRRVDRQNFDSIAYSAASPSGPVLRAPTAYKPGPPSNSAPYGATSKAPGYAPQEWYGGPPQRMPQKSYPQPTPAPYATASTPAGSSLNIQVQVAQPVPSYTQPHRRVEQAHGPRAPSRPSYGEQSWYQPLQYPGRPDPTLGTGYGLHGVRRAEPPLYGSGAKPSGTQYQPGSGKTSKEEQGQLRATPEGLVGYQPQGSLTRPEEELDRLTKKLVYDMNHPPAGEYFGRCSRCGENVVGDGTGCIAMEQVFHVECFTCIACRGRLRGQPFYCIDKKSYCEACYIVTLEKCSLCSKPILDRILRAVGKTYHPECFVCVVCRRCLDGVPFTVDATSQIHCIEDFHLKFAPRCSVCGNAIMPEPGQEETVRIVALDRSFHINCYKCEECGLILSSEGEGRGCYPLDGHILCKSCSACRIQELSSKITTDC
- the TRIP6 gene encoding thyroid receptor-interacting protein 6 isoform X1 translates to MSGPTWLPPRHLGSPEQPGIAGGSNVSVSMPTVHKPQRAFSPLRSYPEDAGAVPLGPGGFRPLSPGTSDRRYPVTSISKEERAPAAWGPGSPTSASFQVLARSPDPRPQRPSSLDTEIDALTSLLAHMESTGPPRRVDRQNFDSIAYSAASPSGPVLRAPTAYKPGPPSNSAPYGATSKAPGYAPQEWYGGPPQRMPQKSYPQPTPAPYATASTPAGSSLNIQVQVAQPVPSYTQPHRRVEQAHGPRAPSRPSYGEQSWYQPLQYPGRPDPTLGTGYGLHGVRRAEPPLYGSGAKPSGTQYQPGSGKTSKEEQGQLRATPEGLVGYQPQGSLTRPEEELDRLTKKLVYDMNHPPAGEYFGRCSRCGENVVGDGTGCIAMEQVFHVECFTCIACRGRLRGQPFYCIDKKSYCEACYIVTLEKCSLCSKPILDRILRAVGKTYHPECFVCVVCRRCLDGVPFTVDATSQIHCIEDFHLKFAPRCSVCGNAIMPEPGQEETVRIVALDRSFHINCYKCEECGLILSSEGEGRGCYPLDGHILCKSCSACRIQELSSKITTDC
- the TRIP6 gene encoding thyroid receptor-interacting protein 6 isoform X2; amino-acid sequence: MPTVHKPQRAFSPLRSYPEDAGAVPLGPGGFRPLSPGTSDRRYPVTSISKEERAPAAWGPGSPTSASFQVLARSPDPRPQRPSSLDTEIDALTSLLAHMESTGPPRRVDRQNFDSIAYSAASPSGPVLRAPTAYKPGPPSNSAPYGATSKAPGYAPQEWYGGPPQRMPQKSYPQPTPAPYATASTPAGSSLNIQVQVAQPVPSYTQPHRRVEQAHGPRAPSRPSYGEQSWYQPLQYPGRPDPTLGTGYGLHGVRRAEPPLYGSGAKPSGTQYQPGSGKTSKEEQGQLRATPEGLVGYQPQGSLTRPEEELDRLTKKLVYDMNHPPAGEYFGRCSRCGENVVGDGTGCIAMEQVFHVECFTCIACRGRLRGQPFYCIDKKSYCEACYIVTLEKCSLCSKPILDRILRAVGKTYHPECFVCVVCRRCLDGVPFTVDATSQIHCIEDFHLKFAPRCSVCGNAIMPEPGQEETVRIVALDRSFHINCYKCEECGLILSSEGEGRGCYPLDGHILCKSCSACRIQELSSKITTDC
- the TRIP6 gene encoding thyroid receptor-interacting protein 6 isoform X7, with translation MPQKSYPQPTPAPYATASTPAGSSLNIQVQVAQPVPSYTQPHRRVEQAHGPRAPSRPSYGEQSWYQPLQYPGRPDPTLGTGYGLHGVRRAEPPLYGSGAKPSGTQYQPGSGKTSKEEQGQLRATPEGLVGYQPQGSLTRPEEELDRLTKKLVYDMNHPPAGEYFGRCSRCGENVVGDGTGCIAMEQVFHVECFTCIACRGRLRGQPFYCIDKKSYCEACYIVTLEKCSLCSKPILDRILRAVGKTYHPECFVCVVCRRCLDGVPFTVDATSQIHCIEDFHLKFAPRCSVCGNAIMPEPGQEETVRIVALDRSFHINCYKCEECGLILSSEGEGRGCYPLDGHILCKSCSACRIQELSSKITTDC
- the TRIP6 gene encoding thyroid receptor-interacting protein 6 isoform X3 — encoded protein: MSGPTWLPPRHLGSPEQPGIAGGSNVSVSMPTVHKPQRAFSPLRSYPEDAGAVPLGPGGFRPLSPGTSDRRYPVTSISKEERAPAAWGPGSPTSASFQVLNFDSIAYSAASPSGPVLRAPTAYKPGPPSNSAPYGATSKAPGYAPQEWYGGPPQRMPQKSYPQPTPAPYATASTPAGSSLNIQVQVAQPVPSYTQPHRRVEQAHGPRAPSRPSYGEQSWYQPLQYPGRPDPTLGTGYGLHGVRRAEPPLYGSGAKPSGTQYQPGSGKTSKEEQGQLRATPEGLVGYQPQGSLTRPEEELDRLTKKLVYDMNHPPAGEYFGRCSRCGENVVGDGTGCIAMEQVFHVECFTCIACRGRLRGQPFYCIDKKSYCEACYIVTLEKCSLCSKPILDRILRAVGKTYHPECFVCVVCRRCLDGVPFTVDATSQIHCIEDFHLKFAPRCSVCGNAIMPEPGQEETVRIVALDRSFHINCYKCEECGLILSSEGEGRGCYPLDGHILCKSCSACRIQELSSKITTDC
- the TRIP6 gene encoding thyroid receptor-interacting protein 6 isoform X4; the encoded protein is MFPCPCPPSTSHSARSPDPRPQRPSSLDTEIDALTSLLAHMESTGPPRRVDRQNFDSIAYSAASPSGPVLRAPTAYKPGPPSNSAPYGATSKAPGYAPQEWYGGPPQRMPQKSYPQPTPAPYATASTPAGSSLNIQVQVAQPVPSYTQPHRRVEQAHGPRAPSRPSYGEQSWYQPLQYPGRPDPTLGTGYGLHGVRRAEPPLYGSGAKPSGTQYQPGSGKTSKEEQGQLRATPEGLVGYQPQGSLTRPEEELDRLTKKLVYDMNHPPAGEYFGRCSRCGENVVGDGTGCIAMEQVFHVECFTCIACRGRLRGQPFYCIDKKSYCEACYIVTLEKCSLCSKPILDRILRAVGKTYHPECFVCVVCRRCLDGVPFTVDATSQIHCIEDFHLKFAPRCSVCGNAIMPEPGQEETVRIVALDRSFHINCYKCEECGLILSSEGEGRGCYPLDGHILCKSCSACRIQELSSKITTDC